The window TAATTATAGGGGTATTGTCTGGGCTGGCGGGTTTATGGGGTGTTGTGATTTTAAAGCGTCGATTAAAAGTTGATGATGTTTGCGATGTTTTTGGTGTTCATGGTGTCTGCGGGATTTTAGGTTGTTTACTAACGGGGGTATTTACTTCAACGGCATTAGGCGGAAGTGGTTTTGCGGAGGGTATTACGATGATGAAACAAGTCGGAATTCAAGCCGTCAGCATACTAGTTTGTGTTGTTTGGACCGCAATCGTTGCTTATATTGCATTTAAAGTGGCAGCGAAAACTTCAGGTTTACGCATTAATGTTGAAAAAGAAAGGGAAGGTTTAGATATTACTTCTCATGGTGAAAGTGCCTACAATTAATCTTAATGTAATGATAATTACAGGATAATACTGTGCTTTGTGTAAATTGATAATGGCAGCTTATTGCTGGCTGCCATTACCTTTTTAAACCGACTCATCTACCTTTCTAAGTAAGTAATCACTTACTCGAAACTCCGCTTTATTTATGGGGTTGCCTATGCCGAATTACACCTTCTTGGACTGCGGTTGCAACAAGATCACCTTGTAAATTATAGAGTTGTCCTTTAACAAAACCCCTTCCACCAGATGCCGAGGGACTTTCTACGGCATACAGTAACCAATCATCAATTTTGAATGGACGATGGAACCACATTGAATGATCAATCGTTGCGACTTGTAGGTCTCGTTCCATAAAGCCTCTACCATGCGGTTGCAATGCGGCTGGAAGGAAATTGTAATCAGATGCATAACCTAACAAATAGTGATGCAGCGAAGGTAGCTCCGGTAACTGTCCTTTCGCTTTAAACCAAATATAACGAAACGGCTCTTGAGGTGCGGAATCGAATGGGCTGTAAAACTCAACAGGACGAAATTCAAAGGGAGTTGGCCTAAGAGCATATTTTTTAACTGATTCTGGCAATTTATCAGCCAAACTTTGCACAATATCATCTTGAGAAATTAACGAAGTCGGTGGTGGTACATCCGGCATCAAGTTTTGATGATTATAACCTTCTTCTTGAGATTGAAATGATGCGGTCATAAAGAAGATAGGCTTGCCGTTTTGAATGGCGCTCACTCGACGTGCGCTAAAACTTCCGCCATCGCGTAAAATTTCAACGTCATAAACAATAGGACGTGAGCTATCGCCTGGACGTAAAAAATAACTATGAAAAGAATTAATCGCTCGCTCTTCAGGTATGGTTTGTTTCGCTGCATACATGGCTTGTCCAACAACTTGTCCGCCAAAAACTTGAGGCAAACCAAGGTCTTCACTTTGTCCCCGAAAAATACCTTCTTCAATTTTTTCGAGTTCGATTAGGCTAATTAAATTCTGTAATTCTGGGCTCATAGTCATCTTAGTTCTGTTATATGTGAATGAGATACTCGTATTTTCCCATTATTTATCCTGAATAGGTAGGTTAATTGTTATCGAATAAATTCAGGTTACGCATTGTTACATTTGGAAATATAAATGTATTATTCTACCAATATTAGCTATACTTTTTATTATTCACCAATCAGAAAATGATTTGTCTATTCCGATTATTTAAAAATGTTTTAGTAAACATTGTATTATAGGTAATAACTATGAAGTTTTTTCGCTACATTGTTAGCTTATTAGTACTTTTAATGTTGGTTAGTTGTGAAGGGAATAGCACAAAGCCCAACGAAAAAGCACTTAATGCTAAAAATAGTAATAATAATCAGACGGTAGATTCAGGGAAAATCGAGGGCCGTGTTGTCATTTTACAGAATACTGCTTTACCTGAAGGTGCGGTTGTTACAATTACTCTGGCGGATACAACGGTGGCGGACTTGCCAGCCCTAATATTATCTCAAAAATATTATAATTCAGTGAACAATCGCCCGACAATTCCCTTTGAGCTCACTTACCAAAAAAATGAAGTTAGGCAGGAAGGTACACTCGTTGTTAATGCAACCGTGAACGCAGATGGAAAATTATTATACATTAGTGATAGTGTTGTAGAGGTTATCAATAACGGCATCACAAAAAATGTTGAATTATTGATGGTATCTGCAAATTAGCGAATAAGCGATTTCTTAGTTGAGTCGCTATTTTCAAAGGTTCTTTGTGTAATAAATCGTCACTTAATCATGGGTTTCTTGCTATTTCAACGACTATCAAGCATAATGCCCCTGCTTTGAAAGAAGCAATCAATGGGGGCTCTGTTGGTTCTCCCGCAACACTAACTTGTTAACTTGGTCAGGTCTGGAAGGAAGCAGCCATAGCAGGGGTCGTGTGTGCCGGGATGTCGCTGGCAGGGCTCCCACCCAATTCTACGTACTCTTTTCTGCATATCAATCCATATATTCTAATTTGTTATGAATATAATCTTTAATTGTTCTTTTTTTATTTTTATAAATGTAAATTAAGTTCATTAACTTAAATAAATTCAAAAGTTAAAAAAAGAAAGGTTAAGAATACAACCTTAATTATTATGATAAGAAAAAAGTAGATTGAAATGAAAAGCAGTAAAGGTTTTTATTAGCATAATTATAATGCTAACAATAATTACATCGCGTCCAGCCGATAAGTGGGTTTACCGGCCATAACCATTCACTATCTGTGCGTGTTAATGAGGTATTATCTAACAAACTTCCAAACAGAAGCTGGGATTTTATCATAAAGCTTATTCATTGTGAGTTCAGCTAAGCGGTGATCTGCTGCGGAGTAGAATAGCTCTAGCTCATCATCAGATAATTCATACTTGTTTTTTTCAATGACACGCTCAAGAGTTTCAATTGTTGTACATTTTCTTAAACGCATCAGATAATCAAATTTGGTCATAATACCCTTTCTTTTGTGCAAAATTACTTATTAATATATGGTTTTATAGTTTGAACTAAAGATAAATAATATCTTTAGGTTTTGCTGGTTAGACATTTTAGGTCATCATCCAGCACAGCGACAAGACTCTGGTTCATTGCTTCCCAGTCTATAACTTCACTGAGCGTGATGACCGGG is drawn from Providencia huaxiensis and contains these coding sequences:
- the tesB gene encoding acyl-CoA thioesterase II, with translation MSPELQNLISLIELEKIEEGIFRGQSEDLGLPQVFGGQVVGQAMYAAKQTIPEERAINSFHSYFLRPGDSSRPIVYDVEILRDGGSFSARRVSAIQNGKPIFFMTASFQSQEEGYNHQNLMPDVPPPTSLISQDDIVQSLADKLPESVKKYALRPTPFEFRPVEFYSPFDSAPQEPFRYIWFKAKGQLPELPSLHHYLLGYASDYNFLPAALQPHGRGFMERDLQVATIDHSMWFHRPFKIDDWLLYAVESPSASGGRGFVKGQLYNLQGDLVATAVQEGVIRHRQPHK
- a CDS encoding HHA domain-containing protein is translated as MTKFDYLMRLRKCTTIETLERVIEKNKYELSDDELELFYSAADHRLAELTMNKLYDKIPASVWKFVR
- a CDS encoding YbaY family lipoprotein → MKFFRYIVSLLVLLMLVSCEGNSTKPNEKALNAKNSNNNQTVDSGKIEGRVVILQNTALPEGAVVTITLADTTVADLPALILSQKYYNSVNNRPTIPFELTYQKNEVRQEGTLVVNATVNADGKLLYISDSVVEVINNGITKNVELLMVSAN